The DNA window CCATTCTATCATTGATTCTTTTTTGAATAAAATTTTTAATTAGATCTTTGGATACTTCAAGCCTGTTTTTCGGAAGGAAATCATTACTTCGAACCATCGATCCTGAAACGTCTATAGCTATCATTATATCAACTCCATTCCTTTCATCTGGCAACAAACTAGTTTCTGCCCCCGGCCCCGCAAGAGAAAGAATCAAAAGAATAACAGTAATAAACCGCAAAAAAGGAAAATATTTTTTACAAATTTCCCAGATCTGATTTCCACTTTTTTCCCTTTGATTTCCTATACTTAGTTTAATTTTATTTTCATGGAAACGAAATTTATAATAAAAAAAAGCAAATAGAAATAGGAACGGAATTGAATATAGAAGTTCTGGTCTCTCAAAATAGTTCATCGACTGAGTATCCTGTCCCAATATTTTATTAATCCAAGTGCATTATCCCGAGTAATTTTTTCCTCGTTCGGCATATATTTTATTGAATTAAAATAATTATCTATCGTAAGCAACTCTACATTTGCCACTTGGTATTTACTTTGTAAAATTTCATGAATTTCCGACTGTGTTAAATGCAAAACGGAAGTATCTAACTTAGCGCCAATTCTTTCTTTTATATAACCAGAAAGATGAAAAATAAAATCCTTGTGAGACATTTCTGAAGAGAGTAACATTTGGTGTAATTTATTTTTATAGAAATTAGGGTCTTCTCCCGTTTCCAATTTTTCGAATAAAGCATCCTTGATTCGATATTTTCTTTTATTATTATAATAAAAGAAAATATATGCAATTCCAGACAGGAAAAGAATCCCGACGAGGACCATAATAATTAACTTTACCAAATAATATCCAGAAAAAACCAAAGGTTCTACGATATCCAAAGCCTCTTTTTCTCCGGCTAATACCGATTTAACTTCCAATGCTTCGTTACTTTGAATTACCTCCCCTTGCGGTTTTTTCCAACTGAGGTTTGACTTAAAATTTCCAGTCGTGTAGTATATATAATATAATTTTAATTCAGATGGAGTCTGTGTAATTTCTCTTAGCTCTCCGATAGGAGTTTCGGTATCTGACTCAGTAAAAAGAAACCCTTTCGTCGGAAGATTCCATTCCGAAACATCTCCAGTCTGAAATTTTACTTCAAGGATTGACTCTTCTCCTACTTGCACCGACTTTTTCGAATAAGACTCAGTAACCTCAGCAAAAAGAAATATTGGGAATAAAAGTAATAATATAAAATATTTCATCGATTTAGAAACCTTACAATGGATTTCCCTAAATCAGAATCTGTTTTCAGATTCAATAAATTAGATCTAAAAAAATCTTCCAAAATTTCCGAATCGGACTTGTAACTAGAAGAATAAATTCCTCCCGAATTTGTTTCAATATTTTCCACAAAAAAATTCTTTAAGACATTATTATCTAAATTTTCAATTGGGTCTGAAATTCGGATTCCGTACAACTCATGAATTCCAAGCAAAGTTTTGTATGGGGTAAGGTCGGTTATTCCCGCAAAATCACTTATTATATACGAGATGGAATTTCGAGGAATTTTATTTTTTAAGTATTGCAAAGGAAGCAAATGGTTCGTTTTATTTGCTATCGGAAATTCATTTACCTTGCGCAAAATCCGATATGCCTCTGCTTTTGATTTAATTCCTAGAGCAACTAATTCTGTTTTATCTGAATATAAAATTATATTAACTTTATCACCTGTATTCAATGAAAGGAGAGTGATAAAAGCAAGGAATTGAAATCCAATAAAAAATTTCGTATAAGAATTTGCGCCACTAAACGACATAGACTTTGATATATCTAAAAATAAATTGATAGTTCTATCATTTTCTTCATGAAAAAGTTTTACATACAACTCACCCATTCTAGAACTTACATTCCAATCCACAAATCGAATATCGTCCCCATACATATAAACACGAGATTCCTTAAAATCCATACCTCTTCCAGAGCGGTTTACAAGGATTGACCCTGCCCTATTACTACGAATTTTCTTTTTGTATTTTAATTCAATCTCTTGAATTAATTTCTCTAACTCTTTTAGAATCATTGGTAAATTAAGGAAGTGCTGTAACTTCTAAAATTGTTTTAATTAAAGAATCCACAGTGACATCTTCAGAAACTGCCTCAAAAGTTAATATCATACGATGTCGCATAACTTCATAAATAGAAAACCGAATATCTTCCGGAACCACAAAATTCCTTCCTTCTAAAAGGGCATTTGCACGGGCACATCGTAAAAGGGCAAGAGAGGCCCTTGGGGATACTCCGTGTTTTACGTAAGGTTTGATTTCATCTAACTTAGATGTTTCAGGGCGAGTATTTCGAACTAATTTTACAATATAATCTTTGAGTCTATCATCTATATATATTTTGTCCGATACTGAAGAAATTTCTTGAATTTCTTTTTTAGTTAGAACTTTTTTAATTTCTTTGTTTTTGGAAGATACACTTCCATGTTGACTTAAAATTGCTACTTCTTCTGCTTCATCGGGATAACTTACATTTACCTTCATGAGAAACCTGTCCATTTGGGCTTCAGGTAATTGGTAAGTTCCTTCCTGATCAATAGGATTTTCAGTAGCCAAAACCATAAAAGGAGCTTCTAATTGAAAAGTAGTATCGCCTATCGTAACCATTCTTTCTTCCATACATTGCAATAATGCAGATTGTACTTTCGCAGGTGCCCGATTAATTTCATCCGCTAATAAAATTCCAGTAAAAATAGGACCTTTTCTCGTTTCAAATGTAGCAGTTTTAGGATTAAATATGACAGTTCCTACTAAATCTGCAGGGAGCAAATCTGGAGTAAACTGAATTCGCTTAAATGATAAGTCTATACTTTGGGCAATGGATTTTGCTAATAAAGTTTTTGCAAGACCCGGCATACCTTCCAAAAGTACGTGACCTTGCGCAACCAAACAAGTCATAATATTACGGATAATACCCGTTTGTCCAGTTATCTCTTTTTTAAGTTCTTCCAAAAGTCCACTAATCTTCTCTTTTGCTTTTTGAATTTCTTCTGTTTTTACTAATTCTTCCATTAATTATTCCTATTATGATTTCTCACCTCGATACAATTTTCGCCTTCGGTCATTAAATGATTGCACACTCCTTGTTATTTCAAAGACCACAATCACACCAAGATACACACGAAAATCACTCGGTGCCCCTCTTCTAGATATTCACTTTTTATCTCTGAGCAAAGTCTTCAATAAATTTTTCCTGTTCAATTGACTCCACAGCTCTTTCCGACCTAAACTTTCTCACGCGGGTAATTGCTTCTTTTGCGCTAAGTCCATAGTACCGAATTAAATAACAGGATGCTAATGTTCCTGATCTTCCTAATCCGCCGACACAGTGAATTAGAACGTCTTGTTTCTTAGATAAAATTTCGTGCATCCATTCTAGAGCTTTGTCCATAGACACAAAATCAGGAACTCCTTGATCTATGATCGGGAAATAAAAGGTAGAAAATCCAGCCTCGGAATAAGTTGATTTTAGCCTTTGCACACCATATTCCTCATACTCAGCTTCGGTAATTAAAGATACAATTCCTTTTATCTCTTTCGATTTAATTACTTTTACATCCCCTGAAATACTTCTCGCTCTATCTTTTCTTCCTGGCAAAATAGTTAGTCCTATTTTTCCTTCTTTTTTATCGTTCGGATTTTCGATAAAATCAATTCGTAAATCATTTGCTGTTTGCAAAGTATTCTTTATTTTTGCTGAACAAATAGAGCCTGCATATAATGCTAATTTTTTTTGCCATTCATTCGATTCATCAAATGAAAGTGTATGCATAGAATAACGCATAAGTCCTACAAATAATTGATACGGGTCTCTATCAGTGCGAATTAAATCTGAATAATACGAACGCATAATACTAATTACTTCAAATGCTTTATTAATTTGAGGAAACTTAAAATTAGACTTAAGAGATAAGTCAAGAGGTTCAGCTAAATTATGTATATCCAACAAAATATCTACAAGACTTACTGCTTCTTTAAATTCATCCAAAGAATCAATGGTCATAAAAATATAGAGTATATCATTTTCTAATTTAATTAA is part of the Leptospiraceae bacterium genome and encodes:
- a CDS encoding DUF58 domain-containing protein, with translation MILKELEKLIQEIELKYKKKIRSNRAGSILVNRSGRGMDFKESRVYMYGDDIRFVDWNVSSRMGELYVKLFHEENDRTINLFLDISKSMSFSGANSYTKFFIGFQFLAFITLLSLNTGDKVNIILYSDKTELVALGIKSKAEAYRILRKVNEFPIANKTNHLLPLQYLKNKIPRNSISYIISDFAGITDLTPYKTLLGIHELYGIRISDPIENLDNNVLKNFFVENIETNSGGIYSSSYKSDSEILEDFFRSNLLNLKTDSDLGKSIVRFLNR
- a CDS encoding MoxR family ATPase, whose translation is MEELVKTEEIQKAKEKISGLLEELKKEITGQTGIIRNIMTCLVAQGHVLLEGMPGLAKTLLAKSIAQSIDLSFKRIQFTPDLLPADLVGTVIFNPKTATFETRKGPIFTGILLADEINRAPAKVQSALLQCMEERMVTIGDTTFQLEAPFMVLATENPIDQEGTYQLPEAQMDRFLMKVNVSYPDEAEEVAILSQHGSVSSKNKEIKKVLTKKEIQEISSVSDKIYIDDRLKDYIVKLVRNTRPETSKLDEIKPYVKHGVSPRASLALLRCARANALLEGRNFVVPEDIRFSIYEVMRHRMILTFEAVSEDVTVDSLIKTILEVTALP